CAGAAGATGGGGGCTTAGGAGCCGGTCTACTTGGTATGAATTTCCCGTTTGCTGAACTAGAATCTGTATTTAAGGTTGGAGACATGACGTGATTGGACATTGGTGTACCTGTTCTGGAACCGTAATTGTGCGAATCACTTGTCGACGGAGgaaatttattgaatgagTTTGCAGGCGGTGTTGAAACTTGAGGACTTCCCGGCAATCCTGTGGTTGTGTTGAAAGTCTTGAACATTTTATCTTCACCGTTTGTTTCCGTGACATCCTGATAGAATTTGACAATATCCATGACTGCTTGCATGTTTTGCTGTTGTTCTCTTTTGGAAATACCACTAGAAGTCAACAATTTTTCCCATTCCTCCGGCAAACCTGTGTACTCACCAGTCTTGGAGTCCACGCCCACATGGTGGATATGCTTGGCATTGTATGGCGTAGATATCCTCAAAGCGGTGGTTATagaagatgaggaagaatTATTGGACGACGATGAGGCCCTTTTATCATCCTGAGAATTTCTCTTTATATTCTGTACAAAGGACGTAAAGACATCTTTCATTCTTAGTGTACCACTATTTGAACCgcttttcctttttttcgAAGAGGAAGAATAATACGATTTTTCTGTTTGCTTTTTAGGTGGAGAGGAGTTTTTTAAAGGATTTTTCGAAGgaaagctttttttcacaGAAACCGGTTTACTTTTTGCTTCAGGCTTGGACGGTTTAACTTTTGGTTTATGTTGCTTATGCTTAGGGTTCGAAAGCGAATGGGAAGCTGAATTGATCTGTCTTGGCGTGGTTGTCATCGATGGTTTAGAGATAACGGGAGTGGACACTGGTGTAGCCCTTCGTATATCAGTGGAGCTCTTATTCGAGTTTACTGTGGAAGATGCAACTGGCTGCTGGTGCTTCACTGTCGCGTTATTTTCTATAGTTTCTGTAGAATCTGTTAACGACAGTTTTGATAGTAAAGTGTCATTAAACTGGTGATCTGACTCGGACGCATTTATGGTAGAAAATGTGTTGTCAGCAGAATGATCCGGGGTTATATTGCTGGTATTTATGTTTGGAGTGACTGCTTCTAGAGATTTGGTTTCATCGATGTTAGAATGAGGACTCATGGATGAAGACATTCCACTGATGACAGAGGAGGAAGATACTCGGGTAAATTGAATAGGATCATCTAGTGAAACGACATtattgtcatcatcattggTTGTCTCCGCGTTCTTCGCAGGATCCATGGATTTGTATCCACCAGCTTCATGGGCAGCATTAGTGCCTTTTTGTAAGGCATTGACGTTCAAAGTTCCAGTGGTCCTTGGTAATCGTAATCCATCGCCGCCATCGCCATTGCCGCCCATGGCCCTTTCATTGTCATTGCTGATACCGTTATCAAGACTGTCCTTGTCTGGTAGTTCCGATACAGCAGATGGATCATTGCTCATTTCTTGTATTAGTCGAGGATCTTGTGGGATATTTAGGATGGGGTGTGAGGCAGTGAAGGGAAGAAGTTTGGGTTGCTTGCTACCTCGCTCTAATTGTACGTACGGATGTATGTCTTTAAGAAAGTATGTAAGTGTGTGTAGTATGTGAGTATCTATGTAAGCATGCGTTGCTAATGCGAATTTACGGATGCCTCTTTTTGGTTTCGTATTTTTCCTCTCTGGCCAGGTGACtttctgaatttttcagcTGCCAAAAGCGGTAGACTTTCGAATTCCCTCTCTTGGCCGTGTTTCGGGCCACGAGgcgaaaattttttttttttaatcgaaaaaaaaaggaaaaaaagattaacgtttctttttcgttcTATCGTCTTCTACGATATCGCATGTAACACAATGCAGCTATCTGATAATATGGTCCCAGAATCGCAATAGCCGGGCAGGCACGCTACTAGAAGGCGGTTCTGGATAGAATTCAACTTTAGATGGCAGACTGAGGCACTGCCGTAACACAAGGCTAAGTAGCCGCAGCTGTTGCGGTCCATCTTGTGTCGCGGTGAGATCCCACAATCCATAGACGAGTACATTAGAGTATTGCGGACCATTCGCCTGCGCTTGCATCCGGGTGAGGTACATGTATAAGTACTTTACCCGGCCCAAAAAAACTACGGATACCCGCTCCCGGCTTGCCACGTGACCTGCCACAGTGTTCGTAGTCACGTGCTCCTTCAGTCCTCCTAACTCTACGTACTTCCTGGCAGTGTCTCCAAGGACTATCACCAGTACGTTTGGGCTTGACTGATCCAGGCTCCAATCGCTTTCTACTAGCTGTTGCAACCGCTCTTCAAACTGCATATTGTATcctgctgctgctgttgttgcaCCCGTTATTGCACCTGAGCATTAATATATGCGTATATGTATCTATCTATGTATATGTGTATGTGTAATATGTATACGTTTATGTTAATGCATAAACTGTAATGAAACGAATACTCACCCGCTTGCTCTCTCTCACGTATAACACACGCATACTGCCCTATTTTCCTGTTTATCTCGGTAAGAAAAGGCCGTGCCGGGTCAGAAAAGAgtgcaagaaaaaaatcaattcGGTAAGTGAATCCGAGAGATGAAATTTGTATGTCGTAGGTCACTGCTATATTTGATGGTAAATAATAATCAGTTCTGGCAAGTGTACATACGCTCGAGAGCCTGATTATCGCGGGGCACAAATACAGGTGATTCgagaaataaaaagtgAGAAACGACTCTTTTCTCATGCAGAGACACGTTTTTGCGAGGAATTTCAGACGTCTTTCCTTATTGAGGAACCCTTCCCTTACCAAAAGGTTTCAGTCGTCAGCATCCGGTGCGGCCAACACCCCTAACAATAACGATGAGGTGATGCTGTTGCAACAGAAACTTTTGTATGATGAAATTAGATCAGAATTGAAGTCTCTATCTCAGGTACcagaagatgaaatatTACCTGAGTTGAAAAAGTCATTAGAGCAAGACAAACTCTCTGACAAAGAACAGCAGCTGGAGGCTGAATTGAGTGActttttcagaaattatGCTCTGTTGAACAAGTTGTTTGACAGCAAGACATTAGATGGACAATCTTCTACAACGACAGCAGCAGCCACGCCAACCAAGCCTTACCCTAACCTTATACCTTCGGCCAATGACAAACCATATTCCTCTCAAGAACTTTTCTTGCGTCAACTAAACCATTCCATGCGTACCGCTAAATTGGGTGCCACTATTTCGAAGGTTTACTATCCTCATAAGGACATTTTCTATCCGCCCCTCCCAGAAAACATTACTGTTGAGAGCTTAATGTCTGCTGGTGTTCACTTGGGCCAGTCTACCTCACTTTGGAGGTCTTCCACACAATCCTACATATACGGTGAATATAAAGGTATTCACATAATAGATCTAAACCAAACTTTGTCCTATTTGAAGAGAGCCGCCAAGGTAGTAGAGGGCGTTTCGGAATCCGGTGGCATTATCCTATTTCTGGGTACAAGACAAGGCCAGAAAAGAGGGCTCGAGGAAGCTGCTAAGAAGACACATGGTTATTATGTGTCTACCAGATGGATCCCGGGTACTTTGACGAATTCTACAGAAATTTCAGGTATCTGGGAGAAGCAGGAAATCGACTCTAATGACAATCCCACCGAAAGAGCGTTATCACCGAATGAAACATCAAAGCAGGTTAAGCCTGACTTGCTGGTCGTATTAAATCCCACAGAAAATAGAAACGCTTTGTTAGAAGCAATTAAATCAAGGGTCCCAACTATCGCAATCATCGATACTGACTCCGAACCTTCTTTGGTGACCTACCCTATCCCAGGTAACGATGATTCATTGAGATCTGTCAATTTCTTACTAGGAGTCTTGGCGAGAGCTGGCCAAAGAGGCTTGCAAAATCGCTTGGCCAGAAATAACGAAAAATGAAcacttttattttcttttggctTGTTAACCTAAACTTGTACATATGCCCATATATCcttaaatatatatatatagcCAACCCGAAGACGCTAAATAAacgcatttttttttttttttacagaATTATTACTTTCGTACTTGGGTTTATGCTTCTTATAACAACAACTATGAGCTATACCATGTTAACTTGGCCTTCATACAGGGGGGAAATCATATGATGATACGTATTCTCCTTAAGATACGTTTATTCACACTTTTCCTTagattcttcattttcagcGCTCTCATCAGAATCACTGTCACTTCTTTCGTCCTTTTGGATACCTTGCCATATCAATCTGTACAAGATTCTAAGAATTAAAAACAGCCAATACAGGTTAACTAATTGTAACGCAGCAATTAGTACAAATACAATTGGCAACGAAATCCAACATTTGTATTGTTGTGTGGCAAAATTCAACACATAATTACCTTCATGACGGAATTCTGTTAAGACTGACCATAATATTCTGATATTCACGACATGGCGCAGATAGATCCAAAAGAACACGAACAAGCCGAACACAAAGGGAGTAAATACAGAATTCAGATAGTTTAATGTCTTAGacaaagaaaggaaaaaatctGACACATCCATAGTAATATAGATAGCCAATCCCATTTTGGTAAAATGGAAAACATATGATGACcaaattaataataatgtcACAATGTGATGAAAAACCAATTCCTTGTAATCCTTTCTTGGCTTTTCTAATTGTAGAACAAGAACACAAGCCTGTTGCGCCCAAAATGCCGCTTGACCCAAGTAAAATATCTTAAACAAGAACGGATTGGTTATAACAGGATATGTTCTGTACATTGGTTTTGTCTTGAACAACCACAAATCACTATGGTACATAATATAAAGACCAAAGGGCCCTGAAACTCCGCAATAAAATATGGCATACATTTGTTCTAGCATACGCTTTTGACGATGCTCGGAAGTAACATTTAGGTATACCGTGAATGGTCGAATTACAACATCCATCAAAAACTCACGTAAAAATGTGAAGAAAATCATGTAGAAAAACACAAAACTCAAATCTTTGATACCTTTTGCATATGAGTCTGTGCCATCAACTTGATATGATATGGCTACGAACATGTGCAGCGGGTTTGATTCTGTTCTATTCCCAGATAAAAAGTACGCGCTATACACGCATACAAGTATGAAGAATGGTGTCAACCAACTATGACGGTAATTCATTTCTCTATATGAAAACCAAACCTTCCACAGTAGGTCACTATCCTTTTTAGAGTCACCAGTCAAGGCTttcatcctttttttgGCCTCATTTTTAGAGGCAGCACTTTCAGGCATGGCTGCAAAGCCAGGAACTGTATCACCTAAATC
This genomic interval from Saccharomyces cerevisiae S288C chromosome VIII, complete sequence contains the following:
- the STE20 gene encoding mitogen-activated protein kinase kinase kinase kinase STE20 (Cdc42p-activated signal transducing kinase; involved in pheromone response, pseudohyphal/invasive growth, vacuole inheritance, down-regulation of sterol uptake; GBB motif binds Ste4p; member of the PAK (p21-activated kinase) family), with protein sequence MSNDPSAVSELPDKDSLDNGISNDNERAMGGNGDGGDGLRLPRTTGTLNVNALQKGTNAAHEAGGYKSMDPAKNAETTNDDDNNVVSLDDPIQFTRVSSSSVISGMSSSMSPHSNIDETKSLEAVTPNINTSNITPDHSADNTFSTINASESDHQFNDTLLSKLSLTDSTETIENNATVKHQQPVASSTVNSNKSSTDIRRATPVSTPVISKPSMTTTPRQINSASHSLSNPKHKQHKPKVKPSKPEAKSKPVSVKKSFPSKNPLKNSSPPKKQTEKSYYSSSSKKRKSGSNSGTLRMKDVFTSFVQNIKRNSQDDKRASSSSNNSSSSSITTALRISTPYNAKHIHHVGVDSKTGEYTGLPEEWEKLLTSSGISKREQQQNMQAVMDIVKFYQDVTETNGEDKMFKTFNTTTGLPGSPQVSTPPANSFNKFPPSTSDSHNYGSRTGTPMSNHVMSPTLNTDSSSANGKFIPSRPAPKPPSSASASAPIIKSPVMNSAANVSPLKQTHAPTTPNRTSPNRSSISRNATLKKEEQPLPPIPPTKSKTSPIISTAHTPQQVAQSPKAPAQETVTTPTSKPAQARSLSKELNEKKREERERRKKQLYAKLNEICSDGDPSTKYANLVKIGQGASGGVYTAYEIGTNVSVAIKQMNLEKQPKKELIINEILVMKGSKHPNIVNFIDSYVLKGDLWVIMEYMEGGSLTDVVTHCILTEGQIGAVCRETLSGLEFLHSKGVLHRDIKSDNILLSMEGDIKLTDFGFCAQINELNLKRTTMVGTPYWMAPEVVSRKEYGPKVDIWSLGIMIIEMIEGEPPYLNETPLRALYLIATNGTPKLKEPENLSSSLKKFLDWCLCVEPEDRASATELLHDEYITEIAEANSSLAPLVKLARLKKVAENMDADEDNDDDNDNEHINKTNNCDDNNDSKETVNLDVTEDDKQK
- the SHU1 gene encoding Shu1p (Component of Shu complex (aka PCSS complex); Shu complex also includes Psy3, Csm2, Shu2, and promotes error-free DNA repair, mediates inhibition of Srs2p function; essential for promoting the establishment of homolog bias during meiotic homologous recombination; promotes both crossover (CO) and non-crossover (NCO) pathways of meiotic recombination and formation of Rad51p filaments); the protein is MQFEERLQQLVESDWSLDQSSPNVLVIVLGDTARKYVELGGLKEHVTTNTVAGHVASRERVSVVFLGRVKYLYMYLTRMQAQANGPQYSNVLVYGLWDLTATQDGPQQLRLLSLVLRQCLSLPSKVEFYPEPPSSSVPARLLRFWDHIIR
- a CDS encoding uncharacterized protein (hypothetical protein; conserved among S. cerevisiae strains; YHL005C is not an essential gene), whose protein sequence is MRKESFLTFYFSNHLYLCPAIIRLSSVCTLARTDYYLPSNIAVTYDIQISSLGFTYRIDFFLALFSDPARPFLTEINRKIGQYACVIREREQAGEYSFHYSLCININVYILHIHIYIDRYIYAYINAQVQ
- the MRP4 gene encoding mitochondrial 37S ribosomal protein uS2m MRP4 (Mitochondrial ribosomal protein of the small subunit), which gives rise to MQRHVFARNFRRLSLLRNPSLTKRFQSSASGAANTPNNNDEVMLLQQKLLYDEIRSELKSLSQVPEDEILPELKKSLEQDKLSDKEQQLEAELSDFFRNYALLNKLFDSKTLDGQSSTTTAAATPTKPYPNLIPSANDKPYSSQELFLRQLNHSMRTAKLGATISKVYYPHKDIFYPPLPENITVESLMSAGVHLGQSTSLWRSSTQSYIYGEYKGIHIIDLNQTLSYLKRAAKVVEGVSESGGIILFLGTRQGQKRGLEEAAKKTHGYYVSTRWIPGTLTNSTEISGIWEKQEIDSNDNPTERALSPNETSKQVKPDLLVVLNPTENRNALLEAIKSRVPTIAIIDTDSEPSLVTYPIPGNDDSLRSVNFLLGVLARAGQRGLQNRLARNNEK
- the LAG1 gene encoding sphingosine N-acyltransferase LAG1 (Ceramide synthase component; involved in synthesis of ceramide from C26(acyl)-coenzyme A and dihydrosphingosine or phytosphingosine, functionally equivalent to Lac1p; forms ER foci upon DNA replication stress; homolog of human CERS2, a tumor metastasis suppressor gene whose silencing enhances invasion/metastasis of prostate cancer cells; LAG1 has a paralog, LAC1, that arose from the whole genome duplication), with translation MTSATDKSIDRLVVNAKTRRRNSSVGKIDLGDTVPGFAAMPESAASKNEAKKRMKALTGDSKKDSDLLWKVWFSYREMNYRHSWLTPFFILVCVYSAYFLSGNRTESNPLHMFVAISYQVDGTDSYAKGIKDLSFVFFYMIFFTFLREFLMDVVIRPFTVYLNVTSEHRQKRMLEQMYAIFYCGVSGPFGLYIMYHSDLWLFKTKPMYRTYPVITNPFLFKIFYLGQAAFWAQQACVLVLQLEKPRKDYKELVFHHIVTLLLIWSSYVFHFTKMGLAIYITMDVSDFFLSLSKTLNYLNSVFTPFVFGLFVFFWIYLRHVVNIRILWSVLTEFRHEGNYVLNFATQQYKCWISLPIVFVLIAALQLVNLYWLFLILRILYRLIWQGIQKDERSDSDSDESAENEESKEKCE